The Halomonas sp. KG2 genome segment GCCGTAAACGCCGCTTCACAGGCGGTGCGCGTGTAAAGCTCGTCTGCTACGCACTCGTCGACGTTCTGGTAGGCCTTAGGCTCAGAAAAGTTGATGTCCGATAGCGTGTCCTGCGGCGGAGATGACTGCCCACAGCCGGCTAACGCGGCTGTTCCGGCCGCGCCCATCAAGGCCAGGGTTAGCCGAGAACTGCGCTTGCGGCGCGGTGGCTGGTTAGATGATTGCATGAAAGTCTCCCCTTACCAGATCATGGACGCGGCGTTGAGCAGGCCAACCGCGATAGCGATAGTTGCCGCGAAAATACCGTATGCGACGTGGCCATCGGTAATATGTCCGGAAAGGCTCTGTCCTTTGCTTTTCAACACCAGCTTGATGGCAAAGAAGGTAACGATCTGCACGATAAAGGCGATGATGCCCCAGGCGATAAAATCAATGAAACTCACGCTGTTCGCCATAGCGCTGTAGAGCGGTATGGTAAAGCCTAGGGTAGCGCCGCCAAAGGCGGTTGCCGCTGCGACGTTGCCTTCCTGGATCAGCTTCCATTCATGATGCGGGGTAATCTTGCTGTACGCGACCATGAACGCTACCAGCAGGATGGCGGCGGTGACCAGATAGGCGAAAAATGCTGGCAGGCCTGCCAAATACATACCGATATTGCCCATTATCGTTTCCTTTTTTAGTCGTCAATTGTGAGTGGTGAATCGTAAGCCGTACGTGGTGAGCGTAAGTCGTGAATGGTGATCAGTGAGTCTTACCGGTGGCCATCAATGCGCTTCGATAATCACTGCGCTGATATCGATGCCCAGGCTGGTGACTAATTGATAACTGCCTTCCAGCTCATCTGCTTCAGCACTGAGTAGGATATATTCAAAGCGCTCTGAGGCCTGATCTTGGCGCTCATAAAGCATGCAGTGGTGCGTGACTTGGGAAATCCCGCTGCCATTAGCGCGAGTCACTGTTTCCTCAAGCACTACCGGGGCTGACCATGCGCTGCTTTCAGCGCCCCATACGCGTTGATAGCGTTTAAGGTCGTCTGGAATGTCGTCGCCTGCTTCCAGCGTAAAGCTGCTCTGGCCGAGTGGATGAGCGGGTGCCTGGCTATCCGGCTGATTGATCAGGCCATCAAATTCAAGATTAGAAACATGTTGTGACGACAGGAAATCGAACAGTTTGTATTCAAACACCTTGCCGTTAGCAATGGAGGCTTGGATCCAGGTGTCATTTTCCAGATAAAAGCGCGCGAGCTGTTCGCCCTGGCCGAGTTCGACGACGCCAATCGCGGCTATTTCCTGCGCTGCGCCACTCCAACTGGCATCAAAGTTCAGGCTGTCGAACGCTTTCAGCGACAGCATATTGAGCGACACCATACCGCCAAGCCGAAGACCGTTGAAGTCGTCAGGGGTCATGCCGACGGGCAGTCCGCTAGAGCGTTGGGCGGTGTCGCTGGCATGCTTTTGCTGCACGCCTTTACTGTTGGCACGAAACAGTGATTTAAGTGAACCAAGCATGGTGATGAACCTCCATGGAACGGTGGGATATCATGCCAGCAGCGATGAAAAATGTGCCGACGTCAGACGCTCATAGGCCATGTAATACAGCACATCACCGTCGCTTAGCTCACGGGTGGAGGGCGGGTTGAGCATATTCGCCTCGCCGCTAACGGAAGTGACGCCGAGCAGGGTGGCATTATGCGTTTCCTTGGCTAGGGCGAATAATTGGCCAAATGTGCTGCCTTTAGGAATATCTTGCAGCCGCGTTTGATATTGAGTGGCACCATGATTGACGGCGAGCAGCTCATTCACGACGCGACTTATGCCTGCATCGGTGGCTGAACGCACGAGCATTTCCAGTGCCAGGGCCTCGGTGCATTCGATGCCCGGCAATGTTCGGCGCAACATCGCTGCGGTATTAGGGTTTTCGCAGTGGGCAACGATATGGCAGCCAGGTGATTTCAGGCTGTAAGCGGAAAGCGCTACGGTAGCCACGCGTTCATCGCTGCCATCATAGATAATAATACGGCTGGCGTTTTCAACACCGGCGCGCTTGAGAAGCTCGATGTTGGCGAAGCTATCGCCCTTGACGAATTTTAGGTCGCCTGGACGAGGGTTATTGATATCTTTGGTGACGCATAGCACGATTTCATCGGGGAGCTGCCGATCAGCTTTGAGAATATCAATAATTTTTTCAGTGGTTTCTCCATGCCAGCCCAGCACGACCGTGTGACCGGTAAGATCGCTGTAATCGCCTTTTCCTTGCATTTGCTGCCTCCAAAAGTTGCCTACCGTGACGGTTGCCTTGCCAATCAGGGCAGCAAATAGCGCAATACCGCCCGGGATCAGGTAAAACACAGCGATCAACTGCCCCGCGGTTGAGCTTGGTGAGAAGTCTCCATAGCCCACCGTGGAGGCTGTAACGACGTAAAAATACAGCCACAATGGTAGTGAGTTGGCAACCTCTTCGCCGGAGAGCCCCATTAACATCCATGAGGTTGCCATATGTGCCAGCGCCAGCAACAGCAAGAATGTCCAACTGACGTTAATCGTAGAGGCTTTAAGAACTTTCAGTAGCCGTTGTAGCACTGGCATGGCGTCAGTCTTCCTTGCGTTCAGACGGTTGTATTAACGTTGGCACTCAGTTGCCAGCATTTTGCTTGGCTTTTAGGCGAGCCAGAACATCGCTTCCTGATGTTTGCTGTTTACCGATACCCGCCTGGGAAAGGCGTGCTTCCAAGTCAGCGCCGGAGTCTTGCGCTTGCATTGATTCGCCGATCTTGAGCTTTTCAGCCTGTAGGGCTTGGCGCTCTTTAATACGCTCAAGGGAGGCAACGGCGCTGTTCATGCTAGCGTTTTGTCCAGCGTGTTGAGACGCGACAGCAGCCTGTGCTTTTTGCGCGGCTTCAGTGGCCTTGACGTGGGACATCTGCTGCTCAACGCGGCGAATTTCACTTTTCGATTTAGCGATGGTCGACTTCAGTGCTTCGATAGTGCCATCGTATTGGGTGACATTGGCCTGAGAGATTTCGCGCTCGCTTTCCAAGCGGGCAATTTCCCCTGCGACTTCTTCAGCTAAGCTCTGCTCGCCTTTTTCAAGCGCGGCCATGGCGCTTTTTTCATACTCGGCCATTTTGTCCGACAGCGTATCCACTTCCTTGGCGGCAAGGTTACGCCTGGCCATGATGGTCGTGAGTTCTTCATTGGCCCGGTTCATGGCTGTTTTAGCGTCACGCAGTTCCTGCTCCATGATACGAATCCCCTGACTATCGACAATCGCTTCGCCGGTTTCAGTGGCTTTGCCGCGCAGGGCGGTAAACATTTTGCGTAGTAACATTGGGTAACTCCTTAAGTCGAGCCA includes the following:
- a CDS encoding PspA/IM30 family protein yields the protein MLLRKMFTALRGKATETGEAIVDSQGIRIMEQELRDAKTAMNRANEELTTIMARRNLAAKEVDTLSDKMAEYEKSAMAALEKGEQSLAEEVAGEIARLESEREISQANVTQYDGTIEALKSTIAKSKSEIRRVEQQMSHVKATEAAQKAQAAVASQHAGQNASMNSAVASLERIKERQALQAEKLKIGESMQAQDSGADLEARLSQAGIGKQQTSGSDVLARLKAKQNAGN
- a CDS encoding YjfK family protein, whose translation is MLGSLKSLFRANSKGVQQKHASDTAQRSSGLPVGMTPDDFNGLRLGGMVSLNMLSLKAFDSLNFDASWSGAAQEIAAIGVVELGQGEQLARFYLENDTWIQASIANGKVFEYKLFDFLSSQHVSNLEFDGLINQPDSQAPAHPLGQSSFTLEAGDDIPDDLKRYQRVWGAESSAWSAPVVLEETVTRANGSGISQVTHHCMLYERQDQASERFEYILLSAEADELEGSYQLVTSLGIDISAVIIEAH
- a CDS encoding ion channel; amino-acid sequence: MPVLQRLLKVLKASTINVSWTFLLLLALAHMATSWMLMGLSGEEVANSLPLWLYFYVVTASTVGYGDFSPSSTAGQLIAVFYLIPGGIALFAALIGKATVTVGNFWRQQMQGKGDYSDLTGHTVVLGWHGETTEKIIDILKADRQLPDEIVLCVTKDINNPRPGDLKFVKGDSFANIELLKRAGVENASRIIIYDGSDERVATVALSAYSLKSPGCHIVAHCENPNTAAMLRRTLPGIECTEALALEMLVRSATDAGISRVVNELLAVNHGATQYQTRLQDIPKGSTFGQLFALAKETHNATLLGVTSVSGEANMLNPPSTRELSDGDVLYYMAYERLTSAHFSSLLA
- a CDS encoding DUF350 domain-containing protein; the encoded protein is MGNIGMYLAGLPAFFAYLVTAAILLVAFMVAYSKITPHHEWKLIQEGNVAAATAFGGATLGFTIPLYSAMANSVSFIDFIAWGIIAFIVQIVTFFAIKLVLKSKGQSLSGHITDGHVAYGIFAATIAIAVGLLNAASMIW